The Cyclobacterium amurskyense genome contains the following window.
CTGAACCATAGTTTCGCTTTGCTTAATTGCCAAAGCGGAAACAACACACAATAACCTGACTTATATTTTTTTTACAGCCTCTAACACAAGGTATATTGCATTTTTGGTTTTAATTGAAGTAATGTAGAAATACGATTTCATTGAGAAATTGGAATGAAAACAAGAGCAAACAATAAGTATTTTAAACAAAATAAGCCATGTCATAAAATGCTCCTTTCTGACAATGGCTGTATATTAGCAAACCTAAAAAATACTCTCTGGAAGAAATCCCATAACAATTAGCATAAATTATGAAGCGCATATTTTCAAACTTACTCTTTAAAGTTTTTCTTGCCATAGTATTGGGTATTGTTTTCGGACAGTATTTACCTGAGTCTATAAATAGAATTTTCACCACCTTTAATGCATTTTTCGGACAGTTTCTAAATTTCGCTATACCCTTAATTATTATGGGATTAATAATGCCTGCAATAGCTGATTTAGGAAAAGGTGCAGGAAAATTATTGTTAATGACTGCTGCCATTGCATATGGTTCCACCTTGTTCTCAGGTTTTATGACCTATCTTACTACTTCCGGGATATTCCCCATGCTCTTGGAATCGCATGTCAATGGAGCTGCTCCAATTGCTGAAGAGGGACCTCAATTAACACCTTACTTTAGTATTAGCATTCCTCCCATACTCGACGTCATGTCAGCCCTTGTTTTAGCCTTTGTAGTTGGAATAGGTCTTTCTACTCAGGAAGAATCAAACCTAAAATGGATGGTGAGAGACTTTCAAAAAATCATCATGCAATTGATTGAAAATGTAATCATCCCACTCTTGCCGCTTTTCATTTTGGGTATTTTTGCAAAAATGTCCTATAGCGGACAAGTCTTTTCAATACTTTCCGTATTCATTAGCATTATTGGGGTAATTTTTGCCTTGCACGTTCTACTATTGCTATTTCAATACATCATAGCAGGATTGGTTTCAAAGAAAAATCCTATTAAGTTACTGATCACAATGATGCCTGCCTATTTCACCGCATTGGGGACACAATCTTCTGCGGCTACCATCCCGGTAACCTTAGAACAAGCACTTAAAAATGGTGTTTCTGAGAAAATTGCGGGCTTTGTTATCCCCCTATGTGCCACCATTCACCTATCCGGCAGCATTATGAAAATTACTGCTTGCGCCATGGCATTGATGATTTTATATGGAATGCCCTTTGGTTTCACACTCTTTGCCGGATTTATTTTTGTTTTGGGCATTGCCATGATCGCCGCACCGGGAGTGCCTGGAGGAGCCATTATGGCCGCTGTTGGTATCCTTCAATCCATGTTAGGGTTTAACGAAGAAATGATTGGCATTATGATCGCTTTGTACATTGCCATGGATAGTTTTGGCACCGCCTGCAATGTGACCGGAGACGGGGCAATAGCTATAGTGATGGATAAGGTAACCAAAGAAAAGTTGGCCGCTTAATACTGAAATAAGATTTATCTTTCTATATAGGTGGAGCTTCTTCTTCACAATCAATCACAACTAATTCTATTGCCTATTTCGGGTTTAATAAACAGCTGATTTCAATAGGGAAATTCTAAGAATCATTACGTAAAACAGTAAAAAATCGGCTTCGATAGATCATCAAAGCCGATTTTTATTATAAACTGAAGCAACTTGATTATTTCAAATCAAACCGATCAGCATCCATTACCTTTGTCCACGCCTTCACAAAGTCATTTACAAACTTATCTTTACTGTCGTCCTGAGCATAAACTTCGGTATACGAACGTAAAATAGAATTGGAACCAAAAACCAGATCCATACGCGTAGCGGTCCATTTTACTTCACCCGTATTTCGGTCGCAAATATCATAAAGCCCCTGCTCCTTCGGTTTCCATGTGTTCCCCATATCTGTCAGATTAACAAAGAAATCGTTTGTTAAAGCTCCGACATTATCGGTAAAGACACCATGCTTGGTATTGCCATAATTGGTACCCAACATACGCATACCACCAACAAGCACCGTCATTTCCGGTGCAGTTAGCCCCATTAGCTGTGTTCGATCGAGCATCAATTCTTCAGAACTTACGACGTAGTCTTTTTTGCTGTAGTTGCGATACCCATCCGCCAATGGCTCCAGAGGAGCAAATGAATCTGCGTCTGTCATTTCATCGGTAGCATCTCCCCTACCGGGTGAAAAAGGAACAGTAATATCAAAACCTGCCGCTTTGCTGGCTTGCTCTACACCTAGATTACCTGCCAATACAATGGTATCGGCAATACTGATACCAAATTCAGCAGCGATAGGCTCGAGTACAGACAATACATGGGCCAAACGCTCAGGTTCATTGCCTTCCCAGTCTTTTTGAGGGGCTAAACGAATTCTGGCCCCATTGGCTCCACCACGCTTATCAGAATCCCGATAGGTTCGTGCACTGTCCCATGCGGTAACCACCATCTCTGCAATTGACAAGCCGGATTCGGCAATTTTATCCTTTACAGCTGCCACATCATAATCCGCTTTTCCGGCAGGAACAGGGTCTTGCCATATCAAATCTTCCTCCGGCACATCAGGGCCAAAATACCTAACTTTTGGTCCCATATCCCTGTGAGTTAATTTGAACCAAGCACGAGCAAAGGTTTCTGAAAAATATTCATGATCATTCATAAATTTCAAGCAGATCTCTCTGTAGATAGGGTCCACCTTCATCGCCATATCAGCATCCGTCATCATTGGATTTAGACGGATACTAGGATCCTCAACATCTACAGGTTTGTCCTCCTCTTTTATGCTAACCGGTTCCCACTGCCAAGCTCCTGCAGGACTTTGACGAGGCTCCCATTCATGGTTGAACAGCATTTCAAAAAAACCATTGTCAAATTTGGTAGGGTGGGTTGTCCATGCACCTTCTAGCCCACTTGTTACCGCATAGCGGCCTTTTCCAGATTTAGTTGGATTGTGCCAACCCATACCTTGTTCTTCTACATCAGCAGCTTCAGGGGCAGGCCCTAAAATACTAGCATCCCCATTGCCATGTGTTTTCCCTACCGTGTGCCCGCCTGCTGTTAAAGCAGCCGTTTCTTCATCATTCATGGCCATCCGGGCAAAGGTTTCACGGATATGTGCGGCTGTTTTTAAGGGGTCCTGTTTTCCATTGACGCCTTCTGGATTCACATAAATTAACCCCATTTGTACGGCTGCTAAAGGATTCTCCATGGTAGAAGGATTCTCTACATTATCATAACGTTCATCACTTGGTGCCAACCATTCTTTTTCAGCTCCCCAATAAGTATCTTTTTCAGGATGCCAAATATCTTCCCTTCCAAAGGAGAAACCATAGGTTTTTAACCCCATGCTCTCATAGGCAATGGTTCCTGCCAGTATAATTAAATCCGCCCAACTGACTTTATTGCCATATTTTTTCTTAATGGGCCAAAGCAATCTTCTGGCTTTGTCCAAGCTAACGTTATCGGGCCAAGAATTTAAGGGTGCGAAACGAAGGTTTCCTGCACCACCGCCACCACGCCCGTCAGAAATTCTATAGGATCCGGCTGAATGCCAAGACATACGAATAAATAAGCCACCGTAATGTCCCCAATCTGCCGGCCACCATTCCTGACTATCAGTCATAAGCGCATGCATGTCTTTTTTTAATGCCTCTACATCTAGCTTTTTTAACTCATTTTGGTAATCAAAATCCTGTCCCAAAGGATTTGTTTTGCTGTCGTGTTGATGCAGAATATCGAGATTGAGGGCATTTGGCCACCAACTCATAACTGAGGCGTTGACTGAAGTATTTCCGCCATGCATCACAGGGCATTTACCGGCCGAACTACCATTGGCAGAGGTATTGTCGTTGCCTTCAGCAATGGTTACGCCTTCATCCTGTTTTTCATGGTGCGGGCATTTGCTTTCTTCCTGTGATGATTTCGGGTTTTTATTATTCTCCATATTCAAAAGGTTTATTGTTTTACATTCATTTATAAACTTAA
Protein-coding sequences here:
- a CDS encoding dicarboxylate/amino acid:cation symporter is translated as MKRIFSNLLFKVFLAIVLGIVFGQYLPESINRIFTTFNAFFGQFLNFAIPLIIMGLIMPAIADLGKGAGKLLLMTAAIAYGSTLFSGFMTYLTTSGIFPMLLESHVNGAAPIAEEGPQLTPYFSISIPPILDVMSALVLAFVVGIGLSTQEESNLKWMVRDFQKIIMQLIENVIIPLLPLFILGIFAKMSYSGQVFSILSVFISIIGVIFALHVLLLLFQYIIAGLVSKKNPIKLLITMMPAYFTALGTQSSAATIPVTLEQALKNGVSEKIAGFVIPLCATIHLSGSIMKITACAMALMILYGMPFGFTLFAGFIFVLGIAMIAAPGVPGGAIMAAVGILQSMLGFNEEMIGIMIALYIAMDSFGTACNVTGDGAIAIVMDKVTKEKLAA
- the katG gene encoding catalase/peroxidase HPI, translated to MENNKNPKSSQEESKCPHHEKQDEGVTIAEGNDNTSANGSSAGKCPVMHGGNTSVNASVMSWWPNALNLDILHQHDSKTNPLGQDFDYQNELKKLDVEALKKDMHALMTDSQEWWPADWGHYGGLFIRMSWHSAGSYRISDGRGGGGAGNLRFAPLNSWPDNVSLDKARRLLWPIKKKYGNKVSWADLIILAGTIAYESMGLKTYGFSFGREDIWHPEKDTYWGAEKEWLAPSDERYDNVENPSTMENPLAAVQMGLIYVNPEGVNGKQDPLKTAAHIRETFARMAMNDEETAALTAGGHTVGKTHGNGDASILGPAPEAADVEEQGMGWHNPTKSGKGRYAVTSGLEGAWTTHPTKFDNGFFEMLFNHEWEPRQSPAGAWQWEPVSIKEEDKPVDVEDPSIRLNPMMTDADMAMKVDPIYREICLKFMNDHEYFSETFARAWFKLTHRDMGPKVRYFGPDVPEEDLIWQDPVPAGKADYDVAAVKDKIAESGLSIAEMVVTAWDSARTYRDSDKRGGANGARIRLAPQKDWEGNEPERLAHVLSVLEPIAAEFGISIADTIVLAGNLGVEQASKAAGFDITVPFSPGRGDATDEMTDADSFAPLEPLADGYRNYSKKDYVVSSEELMLDRTQLMGLTAPEMTVLVGGMRMLGTNYGNTKHGVFTDNVGALTNDFFVNLTDMGNTWKPKEQGLYDICDRNTGEVKWTATRMDLVFGSNSILRSYTEVYAQDDSKDKFVNDFVKAWTKVMDADRFDLK